In the genome of Balneolaceae bacterium, the window CGGCGGATTGGCCATCACATAATCGAACTTCGCCACCACATCGTGAATGTTCTCATAGTAGGTGTTTCCCGAGCGGATATCCCCCTCTAATCCGTGAACGGCCAGGTTCATCTTACAAAGGCGTACGGTGTTTTCCACCTTCTCCTGTCCGTAGATGGAGAGCACATCGCCGCCATTCTGCCGGTGGCGCTCCCGGAACTTGGCACTCTGCACAAACATGCCGCCCGATCCGCAAGCTGTATCTAAAATTTTACCACTAAAAGGTTCAATAATCTCAACAATCAACTGTACCAGGGTAGTCGGCGTAAAAAATTCGCCCCCTTTCTGTCCCTCGCTCATCGCAAACTTGCCGAGAAAGTATTCATAGATCTGCCCGAACACATCCCCGCTTACTCCATCACCAATGTTGGAGAAGCTTTTCAGGAGGTCTTTCAGAATCTGGTCCCCAAATTTCTTGTACTGCTTGGGGAGTACATCCTTTAGCTCGGGATTTTCCTTTTCAATCGCCTCCATCGCCTCATTGATCTTCTGGCCGATATCCTCCTTCTCCGGAAGCTCCAGCAGGTAGTCGTACCGGGCATGCTCCGGCAGGTAAATAGCTCCTTTGGCCTTATAATGGTCCGGCCCGATGGTTACCCGGCTGCTGCTTTTCTCCTGCAGCTCCTCATGCACAGGCTGAAACCGGTGCCAGGCATAGCGGAGGAAAATGAGACCCAATACCGGTGTAGAATATTCGTAGGAACTGAGGGCGGAGTTGGCGCGAAGGTTGTCAGCCGCTTCCCAAAGGCGGTTTTCAAGGTCTTTGAGGGTGTCTGATGTCATAGATGAATGGTGTTGTGATCCCGATTACTGCTCAGTGATTTTTTCGTAACAGTGGATAGTAAAGAAAATGAGATAGGAATGGAAATGGATGATGATCGTCTCTTCAGAGGGATAACCTGAATCTCCTCTGAGAGGAGACAGTTACGAAGCGTTTAGCGGAGTAATCAGAGGTGTGTCCCGCGGGGTGCATCAACCTTGGCAAACTCCAAAACTCCAATCAACACCCACCAACACACCCCTGATTGAACCACTGAACGTGGTTTCAATCTGTCCCCTCTCAAGAGGGGATTTTATATTCTCCTCTGCAGAGGAGACAGATTACGGAGCGTTTAGCAGAGTAATCAGAGGTGTGTTCGTGTAAGGCAGTTGCGCCGCCAGTGTGTCAAAGTTGTGTTAGGCGCAGGCCGCAGGGGATTTTAATGCCATCCACATGCAAGTTGTAACTGTCGCAATTATAGTCAGCTCGATCAGATCTTACTACTTTTTATCATTATCGAAAGAAATTAATCCTGTTTTTTGTGGAAATGGTATCCACTGAATTTTATGAATTCAATTTCTCTTTAATAGCCTTATCACTCTTGAAAATAAAAAGCCTAACCAACTGTAAATATATAACTTACAAGTCAATTAGGCTTTTAAGTGTGCCCTCGACTGGATTCGAACCAGCACGCCGTTTCCAGCACTGCCCCCTCAAGCGTGCGCGTCTACCAATTCCACCACCAGGGCTTTAGGTATCAAATCAATAAATAGTTTGTAACAGAGCTTTCAAAGATAGGGGATTTTCATTTTAAATGGAAAGTTTTATGGCAAGGAAATTTTGAATCTCAAACCCGGAACAAAGAATATCGATTCTTGGAGTTACATCGTTTAACCACTGTAATTCAATACAGATTTCCAGATTACCCCTCGACTTCATACATAACCATTTCAACATTCTTCAACTCGGGGCTTTTATTTTTTCGATTCTATTACCCCGGGTTTCGCTCGCGTTGCTCTCTCCACCCGAGGCTATTGATTTTGAACTCCTTTGGAGTTTTGTTAATTGTTAACTGTCTGCTGACCGCAACTTCTCACAGGTACTATTTTATCTTGTTTACTTGAAATCTTTTAAACTTCATTAATCAAGCTAACTTTTTACATGATGCATGAACGGGATTTTTGTAGTTTGTTTTCTCATGAACTGAATTATTAATTAGGGTACAGACATCCCTCGTGGCTGTCCAAAAAAGATGTCATTCTGAACCTCGACGGTTCGGGACAGGCTCGATTCAGAATCTCCACTTTTTAACTATGTTTGGAGATACCGGATCGGGGTCCGGTATGACGAAAATGAGAATATTGATTTCTTTCACTTTTTTTTGGACAGCCTCACTCCCATCCAGGGGAGATTAACTTGGAGTAACCAAACATGACCAACCAGGAAGTAGCTAAGAAACTCCGTGAAGTGTATAACCTGATGCAGCTGGCAGGCGAGAACCGGTTTCGGGCCATCGCCTTTGACCGCGCTGCCCAAACCATCGAGGGGCTGAATGACGAAATCCTGACATATATCGAAGAGGATTCGCTCACCGATATTAAAGGAATTGGAAAGTCGATTGCGGAGGATATTAAAACCTATCACGAAACCGGGTCGATGCCGGTTCTGGAAGACCTGAAAGAGCGCGTGCCCAAAGGGCTGGTTGAGTGGACAAACATTTCCGGATTGGGTCCCAAGAATATCGTCAAAATTCATAAGGAACTCGGCATCACCACAATTACTGAGTTGAAGGAAGCTTGTCAAAGTGGGGCGGTAGCTGATCTTCCGGGATTGGGGCAAAAATCGGCCGAAAAAATTATCAAGTCTATTGAGTACCTGGAGCAGTACGGCGAGCGCTGTCTGCTGAATGAGGCTTTTGAAATTGCTGAACCGATCTTTGAATTCGTAAAAAACCTGGACGGAGTTTTGGAAGCAGAAATTGCGGGCTCACTCAGGAGGTCTCGTGAGACCATTGGGGATATAGATATTCTTGCATCCGCTGAGGAAGAGGATGTTGAGAGCATTTTTGATGCATTCGTAGATCACGAGCTGGTAGTTGAAGTTCTTGGCCGGGGTGATACCAAAAGTTCTGTCCGTTCACAAACCGGCCGGCAGGTGGACCTTCGTATCGTAAAACCTCATCAATTTCCGGCTGCTCTCATGTACTTCACCGGCAGCAAGGAACACAATATTGTCCTTCGCCAGCGAGCGAGAGATCGGGGAATGTCGCTTAATGAGTATGGCCTTTTCAAGCTTACAGAGAACAAAGAGACCGATTTTGACCAGCCTGTTGAAACCAGTTCGGAATCGGAAATTTACCAAAAGCTGGATCTGAATTTCATTATTCCTCAGCACCGGGAAGATCACGGTGAGTTTAAATATTACGAGGAAAATGAAGAGATGGACCTTGTTCAGGAATCGGATATTAAAGGAGTGGTTCATGCACACAGCACCTGGAGTGACGGTAAGTTTTCCATCAGGCAGATGGCCGAGGCCAGTTTGGAACGCGGCTACGAATATCTTGCACTCTCCGATCACTCCAAAACAGCAGCTTATGCCGGCGGCCTTTCGGTTGATGAGGTAAAAGAGCAGTGGGATGAAATTGATGGGCTAAATGAAGAGTTCAAGAATGAGGGCGAAAATTTCAAAATTTTTAAAGGAATTGAATCGGATATTCTGACTGATGGCTCCCTCGACTATCCGGATGAAATTTTAGAGGGATTCGATTTTGTCATTGCGAGTGTTCACAGCAGTTTGGAATTGCCTCTCGATAAGATGATGAGTCGATTCGAAAATGCCCTCAGGAATCCATATACCCGAATCCTGGGCCACCCAACCGGACGGCTTTTGCTGCGGCGCGAAGAGGGAAATCTGGATCTGAATAAGCTGATTGAGATAGCGGCTGAAGAAAATACAGCTATCGAGATTAACGCGAACCCTCGCAGGCTGGATTTGGATTGGAGATATGGTAACAAAGCAAAGGAAGTGGGTTTAATGACGTCCATCAACCCGGATGCCCACAGTACAGATGGCATCGACTATATCCGATATGGCGTGATGATCGCCCAAAAAGGAAAATACGGGCCTGACCGGGTCTTGAATACAAAGAGTGCCGATGAGTTTGAGAAATGGATAAAAGCATAGTCCTGAGTCTTGAGTCTTGAGTCATGAGTTTATTTCTCAAGACTCATGGCTCAAGACTCAAATCTAATAATTTAACAATGGATCAATCCAAAAGTTTAACCTATACATCGTACCTGAAAGTGAAGGAGTTGCTGGAGTTGCAGCAACCCGAATCCGAGCCGGAAGAGCATGATGAGATGTTGTTTATCATTATTCACCAGGTGTATGAGCTTTGGTTTAAACAGATACTGCATGAATTTGACAAGCTGCGTGATGAGTTAGAAGCGGGTGAAACATGGGCATCCGCCAAAACCATGAGGCGGGTTCTCACCATTCTGAAAACAATGGTTTCCCAGATTGATATTCTGGAAACGATGACCCCGCTGGAGTTCAACAGTTTCCGCGGATTTTTGCAGAATGCCAGCGGTTTCCAGTCGGTGCAGTTCCGGGAGATGGAGATTATTTGCGGGATGCGATCTCCTCATATGATCGAAATTCATAAATCACAACCTGACCTTCAGCAAAACCTTCTCGACCGCGAGAATGAATCTACACTGTGGGAAAGTTTCTGCACCTATCTCCAAAAACGAGATCACGATATTAAAACTCCGGAGAGGGTGAATGAACAGGGTTTGGTTCATGACCCGTCTGAACATAATCAAAACAAACTGGTGGAGATTATGAAAAACGACCCTGAAGCAGCTATTCTCTGTGAACTTTTTGTGGATTATGACGAAGGATTAATGGAGTGGCGCTACCGGCATGTAAAAATGGTGGAGCGGACGATTGGAACCAAACAGGGAACCGGAGGATCGGAAGGTGCAAACTATCTTCACAAAACACTTAATAATCCCATTTTCCCTGATCTTTGGGCCATCCGATCGAAGTTTTAAAAAGTACAACGGGCAGCTTGCCCGTTACCTCCAAATATCATTCCACCTCAACAAAACTATATCCGGCATTCAACACGATTAGCGCCTGGACTCCTAACTATGTTCAAGGCACGAGCGAGACGCTCGCGCCATCAAAGCTTACCCGTTACTAATGACTAAGATAGCGCAAGCGTCTCGCTTGTGCTTCATGTTACGGGCGAAGTATAACAGGCAGCCTGTCTGTTACCTCCGAATGCAATCTGATCCTAATAAGATATTTTCAGCCATCAACAGAATTCAATCAACTCAAAATTTATAATTGTGCTTGTTTGAGAAGTGCCGGACAGGCTGTCCGGCGTACGTACAATATACTATTCTATCTCAAAATGATGATTTTGATGATCAGGATAAGATCTTCATCTCAATTATTGCCATTTGAACTTGATCGAGAGGTGCCGGACAAGCTGTCCGGCGTACGTGCCTCCCTCACCAACTCCTTGAAAATATTTCGCTGGCGGGCGATCTGCATCAGGTACTCCGGGTGCCACTGAACGCCAATCACAAAGGGATAACCCGGGTGTTCGAGGGCCTGCCAAACATCGGAATTCAATTCTTTGGCCGTTCGATTAATTCCATCTCCCAACTTGTCAATCGCCTGGGTATGAAGCCCATTTACATTGCAGATCTCCGTTTGCAGCAGGCTACTGAGTTTAGAGTCCGGAACAATAGTAATTCTTTTCTTAGGAAAGATAGTAGCGATCTGAGGTTCTTCAGCGTAAAAACCACTTATATCCTGATGGAGTGTTCCACCGAAATGAACATTGATTAACTGCATGCCCCTGCAAATGCCGAGAACCGGTTTTTTCTGATCAAGAGCTTTTTTTAGAAGTCCGAATTCCAGTTTATCCCGTTTCAGATCAACCGGGTATTTTTTGGTATGCTGGAAATAGCGGAATATCCAGTAAATGGGAAAAAAAATGACCGAAAGCACCCACTCAAATATGGTTCGTTTATTTTTTGCCAGGTAGGCTTTCAGTTTTCTCTCCTGCCCATATTTTACCGGTTCTATATCGGCACCTCCCCCGAGAATCAATCCATCCAGATCATCCATTGAGAGAGGTTTTGAGGGACGGATTCGGCGCGGTTTTCCACCAGCCAGCCACACTGAAAAAGCCGTACAAATCCAGGCGAATGTACCCCCGTCATCAGGTCCACAAACGCCAATAACCGGCCTGTTTCTACTCAGCATTACTTGCCCACCTGTCCATCTGTTCAATCCACTTCGCTTCAAAACGAAGCATCGTCTCCCGCTTCATTTTTAAATATGTTTTGCAGTATTCGATGAGCGAAACAGTATCTTCTGCCAATGTTTCTACCAATACCCACCGGTTCCATTCCGCCGCCAGCGTCCAGGACTCATCCTCCGGTGAGCAGTTGGGCAGCCTGTAGTGAAATGCAGGCCGGCTCGAAGTCAACGTGTCCTCAACCAATTTCGAGGTTAACTCCTCATCCAGGTACATAAATAAAGGTTGAAGATCCAGCGGACGATTTCTTGAATTCCCAAAGTAAAAATAGTCTTCTATAAATTCGGTTTGACCGGGTTGATAATCAGGATCCAGAATATGCTCCAGGTAATCATCCTCAAACCGGTTGATGAATGGGGTTAAACGCCGGCTCACATCCACCGCAATCTCATTTCGAATCCATGGATCCAGCAAAACATACGCCCGCAGATAGTTCAGCAGCGTTTCGGTTGAATCGTCCGGAATTTCCGGGTTCAGGTGAAGTCCAAATGCATAAACAAACGAACTCCCTGTGCCTTTTGCCTTCAGTTTTCTTAACTCATCAACCAATGCTGTCATCTCAGCCATCTTCGAAAGAGGAATGGGTGGAGTAATAATTTCGTACGGAACCACAGATGACGCCAGATCCTTCAGCGAATCCTCAACAGTGCCCTGCCCTTCAAACCTGGACAGATCAATACCAATATTTTTAAGAAATTTTTCGTACTTCTTTTCTCGAAGCAGTTGAGCATCCAGCTCCAGTCCAAAATCGCCAAACTTCGTATTGAGCACTTTAAATTCAAAGGTTGAGAGCTGTTTAATCTCGCCGCCGTAAAGCCTCCACAGCATCGAAGCGGAATCTTCCATCTCTACACCGGTAAATTCAAATTCAAACCCAACTGAACGCTCCTCTCCCGTTGCATTGGTTCTTTTGGGCGGTTCTAAAAACTCTTGATTCATTTTAAAGGGTGATTCGTTTAATCAATCAGAAATAAAAACCGATATGATTATTCCATTTTAAT includes:
- a CDS encoding type 1 glutamine amidotransferase is translated as MNRWTGGQVMLSRNRPVIGVCGPDDGGTFAWICTAFSVWLAGGKPRRIRPSKPLSMDDLDGLILGGGADIEPVKYGQERKLKAYLAKNKRTIFEWVLSVIFFPIYWIFRYFQHTKKYPVDLKRDKLEFGLLKKALDQKKPVLGICRGMQLINVHFGGTLHQDISGFYAEEPQIATIFPKKRITIVPDSKLSSLLQTEICNVNGLHTQAIDKLGDGINRTAKELNSDVWQALEHPGYPFVIGVQWHPEYLMQIARQRNIFKELVREARTPDSLSGTSRSSSNGNN
- a CDS encoding amidoligase family protein, translated to MNQEFLEPPKRTNATGEERSVGFEFEFTGVEMEDSASMLWRLYGGEIKQLSTFEFKVLNTKFGDFGLELDAQLLREKKYEKFLKNIGIDLSRFEGQGTVEDSLKDLASSVVPYEIITPPIPLSKMAEMTALVDELRKLKAKGTGSSFVYAFGLHLNPEIPDDSTETLLNYLRAYVLLDPWIRNEIAVDVSRRLTPFINRFEDDYLEHILDPDYQPGQTEFIEDYFYFGNSRNRPLDLQPLFMYLDEELTSKLVEDTLTSSRPAFHYRLPNCSPEDESWTLAAEWNRWVLVETLAEDTVSLIEYCKTYLKMKRETMLRFEAKWIEQMDRWASNAE
- the polX gene encoding DNA polymerase/3'-5' exonuclease PolX; the protein is MTNQEVAKKLREVYNLMQLAGENRFRAIAFDRAAQTIEGLNDEILTYIEEDSLTDIKGIGKSIAEDIKTYHETGSMPVLEDLKERVPKGLVEWTNISGLGPKNIVKIHKELGITTITELKEACQSGAVADLPGLGQKSAEKIIKSIEYLEQYGERCLLNEAFEIAEPIFEFVKNLDGVLEAEIAGSLRRSRETIGDIDILASAEEEDVESIFDAFVDHELVVEVLGRGDTKSSVRSQTGRQVDLRIVKPHQFPAALMYFTGSKEHNIVLRQRARDRGMSLNEYGLFKLTENKETDFDQPVETSSESEIYQKLDLNFIIPQHREDHGEFKYYEENEEMDLVQESDIKGVVHAHSTWSDGKFSIRQMAEASLERGYEYLALSDHSKTAAYAGGLSVDEVKEQWDEIDGLNEEFKNEGENFKIFKGIESDILTDGSLDYPDEILEGFDFVIASVHSSLELPLDKMMSRFENALRNPYTRILGHPTGRLLLRREEGNLDLNKLIEIAAEENTAIEINANPRRLDLDWRYGNKAKEVGLMTSINPDAHSTDGIDYIRYGVMIAQKGKYGPDRVLNTKSADEFEKWIKA
- a CDS encoding class I SAM-dependent DNA methyltransferase gives rise to the protein MTSDTLKDLENRLWEAADNLRANSALSSYEYSTPVLGLIFLRYAWHRFQPVHEELQEKSSSRVTIGPDHYKAKGAIYLPEHARYDYLLELPEKEDIGQKINEAMEAIEKENPELKDVLPKQYKKFGDQILKDLLKSFSNIGDGVSGDVFGQIYEYFLGKFAMSEGQKGGEFFTPTTLVQLIVEIIEPFSGKILDTACGSGGMFVQSAKFRERHRQNGGDVLSIYGQEKVENTVRLCKMNLAVHGLEGDIRSGNTYYENIHDVVAKFDYVMANPPFNVSGVDKEAIEGDPRYPLGIPSTDNANYLWIQEFYSALNENGRAGFVMANSAADARHSEMEIRRKLIEEGVVDVIVSIGSNFFYTVTLPCTLWFFDKGKKGTDRENKVLFVDARNIYRQIDRAHRDFTPEQIDFLAGIVRRYRGEAMEDTLPMAAEPDVEYKADGNNISQPENMNDLFPNGEYKDIPGLCKVATIEEIEEQGWSLNPGRYVGVAEREEDDVDFKVRLGVCMRSWSY
- a CDS encoding tryptophan 2,3-dioxygenase family protein; amino-acid sequence: MDQSKSLTYTSYLKVKELLELQQPESEPEEHDEMLFIIIHQVYELWFKQILHEFDKLRDELEAGETWASAKTMRRVLTILKTMVSQIDILETMTPLEFNSFRGFLQNASGFQSVQFREMEIICGMRSPHMIEIHKSQPDLQQNLLDRENESTLWESFCTYLQKRDHDIKTPERVNEQGLVHDPSEHNQNKLVEIMKNDPEAAILCELFVDYDEGLMEWRYRHVKMVERTIGTKQGTGGSEGANYLHKTLNNPIFPDLWAIRSKF